CAATTGAAAGACACAAGGCAAGGTTGGTGGCTCGCGGTTTTACTCAAACGTTTGGAGTTGATTATAAGGAGACATTTGCTCCTGTGGCTAAGATGAGTACAGTGAGGGTCTTGTTATCTGTTGCAATTAATCATGAGTGGCCGTTGTACCAAATGGATGTAAAAAATGCTTTTTTGCATGGAGACCTTGAAGAGGAAGTTTACATGCAATTCCCTCCTGGTCATCCACAAGCACAGAATTCAAGTATGGTTTGCAAGCTTCACAAATCCAtttatggattgaaacaatctCCACGTGCCTGGTATGCCAAGCTGAGCTCTGTACTTGAAAAGTTTGGTTTCAAGAGAAGTCATGCTGATTCATCCTTGTTTGTTCGAACGGGATCAGTTGGCAAATTAGTTGTtctaatctatgttgatgatattatCATCACAGGTGATAATATTGATGAGATTAACACTCTTAAGCATTCTCTTCATCAGAAGTTTGCTATTAAAGACTTAGGAGTGTTAAAATACTTCCTTGGGATTGAAATGGCTACTTCTCCCAAGGGACTGTTTTTAAGTCAACGGAAGTATGTGATTGACTTGCTTCAAGAAGTGAAGATGATAGATTGCAAACCGGCCTGTACACCTCTTGATagcaaattgaagttggattTGGAAGGAGAGCCTCTCAGCAATATAAGTCACTATCAAAGACTGGTGGGTAAGCTTATATATCTGACCATTACTAGACCGGATATAACTTACGCCGTCAGTCTTGTAAGCCAATTCATGCATGCACCCACTGAGGCTCATTTAAATGTTGTTAAAAGGATTCTAAGATACCTCAAGGGCTCCATTGGTCGGGGAATTAtcatgaagaacaatggtcaTACTCAAATCATGGCATACACCGATGCTGACTGGGCAGGGAATGCTATTGATAGAAAATCCACTATAGGCTACTGCACATTTGTTGGAGGAAACATCGTGACATGGAAGAGCAAAAAGCAAAATGTAATTGCTCGCTCAAGTGCTGAAGCTGAGTATAGAGCCATGGCTTCCACTGCATGTGAACTCATTTGGCTCAAGAGCCTTATCTCAGACTTGGGTTTTTTGAGCAACAAACCTATGTCTCTTTTTTGTGACAATCAGGCAGCTATGCATATTGCCTCCAATCCCGTGTTCCATGAACGGACCAAACACATTGAAGTTGACTGTCACTATGTTCGTGAACAAGTTCAGTCCAAGGTATGCTAGCTGTGAGGTTAGCTTGGTGGCTGCTAGCTGTGATTGATTTAGTGATTAATTTACACGTCCTTAATTTAGGGGCATAGTTTTTTCCTGGTTTTAGTGTGTCGGCCATCAGCTCTTAGACTGGCCAATGGAACCTTAGCCTTTCCTAGCTTTTTCATATATACATGTGTAATATTGTAAACAACTGTActatgaaagaaaatattcttCCCGTTGGTGAAGGACATGCCATTTACAAGGTTAAGGTAACACCTCCAGAAGGTTCTACGGTTACAGTTTTACCAGCTATGTTAGTATTTAGAGAaaagaatgagaaaaaaatcatatacCGTCACTATATATCACAAAGGTAATGAGAATAATAAACTCACATTTGGTTCGCTGCTTTGGGAAGAAGGAAATGTTAGTATTTCCTCTAAACATGAAGTTAGAAGTCCTATCATTGTCGCACCTTGGAAAATCTAAGTTTGTACGTAGAGTTTGGTAAGAAAACTAGAGTTTCTCTCTCCACGACATTCACCCACTTAAGGATCTTCGCAAGATGGCATATCAAAAATCTTTGCAGACCCTTTGGCTGAGAGCATGAAAGCTTTGCAAGATGGCATATTACCCTGGTTTTCCATGTCCAGAGAAAATCAAATCAGTTTAAATTGACCATGCGACGTCCCAAGGGACACCCTTATTGACATATCAAGAATCAATGCAGTGGTTCTGCAACATCTTGTCTTCAAGAACTAATTGTTGTGATACATGTGTGCTCTATGGTGTGTCATAAATTAATACAAATTCAAAGTTGATGGCAAGTGTTTAATTAGGACAACAGTGGGAATagaaaatttttgaaaaagtaaccAAGTAGTTGTATTTGAATGGAGTAGGAAAGTTACAAAGCTTTAGACATAGGACAGCTGGTAGTTTTCAGCTTGATTACTTAAGTGGGCTGCATGCATTATACAGGTGCTAAACCGACTATTTAAGTCAGCACTTTACTGGACGAGTCGGTTGTGTACAGTAACCGACTATCTAAAGCATTTTTAGTCATAAATTAGTCCTATAATTCTAGAATTCTCTAGTTACAATTACATTAGATAATTATTAGAATGGTTCTAGTAAAAGTCAACCAACTTCTACTTAGTAATTCTCTCAATTATTCTAGAATTTTCTAGTTTTATCACACAAGTAGCGCCACTGCAGTGGGCTCccgaatttttttatttttttttcacttaatattataaaaactatatatatactttagCGTGCAGCATATTGACACAAAAGTGTATTTGGTGGAGCTTGTTTCTTGCCCAtatcccttctttctttctcttctttctatAGTGAGGACATGCCCTCAAAATCTCAGAACCGGCCCTGCCCTCACTTTGTGGTTCTAGCTATAGCCTAAAGCATTTTACTGAAAgatatttccttttttaataAGAGTATGTTACATCCATCAAACTCTGAAAATACTTTACGGAAAACGATGTTTTTGTGGGAGAGTAACAATAGGAACCCAGATTATTATTGAGTTATTTTGGGGAGAAATTATTGTATGATACTAGAATACTACGTGAAGGGTTGTTTTGGGAGAGGGATTAGGGGTAAAATGGGAAgtttgggataaaataataatggacTGGGTGTTTCAAAATATTCTCCTGGTGCAAATAAATAGTTTGGGCTCTGTTGTGTTTTTCTCAACCccctttcattttctgttgtCTTGGGatcttatattttctattgGGCTGGCCTTGATATGTAGCGTAAGgcctccctttcttttttctgtttttcgaCTTGTTGTACTGTTAGACTTTTTTGTCGGGCCTCCCTCTATCTCTAATTTGTATTTCCAAAATTTATGTACAATTTGTAAGAACGTAAATTTTATTTAGGCGCAATTGGCTTTTTCAGTGAACTAGCACAGACGGTCATGACGTCCGTTCagccattttaattttaatttttatctttattttttgaaggAGACAGTCCGGCTTTTAAATGGTTAAAATGGTTTCCGAAGTGGATTGTtcaaaaaaacccaatttgaCGAAATGCTTCACAATTTTGTTTCACACAGTCACAGATGCATAGCAGGCCACAAATTTGTGTATGTGCACTACTGAAAAAAGAAGGCAAAAGTCACGGTTTGCTTAGCCACTCGATCCTTGCCACTGCgggagggagaggagagagatagTGGGGTTTCCTTTCGAATTTCTAAAGGAAAGTCAGTCTTTAGTATTAGccaagacaaaaaaagaaacttcgATATTTTCTCGCAACAAGTCATCAAGTGTCTCGCGAGGGAAAGAGAGTGACACACAATGTTTAATGGTGTGTAATGGTCACGATTACTGTGCATTCGTGACTTATAAAATTTAATCACGATCATTCTGTGTCTCGTTAGAATGGATCCAAGAGGAATGTAAagttaaaagaaataataatggaTGTCGGGCTTAAATAGTTAACTGAAAACAAATGCATCATTAAAAACATTTTCCATTTACAGCGGTTATGTTAATTGTTGTTGCTAATAAGAATTGGGTTGAAAATTAACATAAGGGATGAAGAAGAGGTGTAAAATGTTAATCTCAATATATATAACtacaagcatatatatatatcatgatATATATCATGactgattgattgattgatctTAACTGgctctcatcttcttcttggcAGGATTAGAAGAGCTAGAGATTGCCATAAACACCGAAGTAAGATCGTCTGGCACCTTAAAAAACCCTTGTGAAGGCCGTGGCCTCAGTTTTCTTCTAGCTTGGGTTGGTTTCTTCGGTGCTGGTGGACACACCGGCGGTTGCTTCAAGGTCACGTGAGCTGCAGGTGACTTGGGTGTGTGGCACTCTTCATGTTCATGGACGTCACCttccaaaagcaaaagctccTCGTCCTCGTCCTCATCCTCCTTTGCGTTGTTTAAAGGTCGTAGTTTTGGAACCACAACTCTTATTGGCGTAATTGGCCGGAactgatcttcttcttctggtgGTGTTGCAAAACCCATTTTGGGTTGGGAAAGAAATCTCATCTTCTTGGCTGTGTAGTGAGGGAAGAGCTAggttattttgattaataAATTGTGGGTTAGTTGTTGCTTTGGACAAAAAGGTAAAAGAAGGCGTGCTGAGGAAATCGAGAGGTGATATGATGAAGGGTGCTGAAGGAGAGGCAGATACATAAGACCATCAAAGCAtcaaagtgagagagagagagagagagagagagagagagagagagagagagggcagCCAGACTTACACTAACATGTAAACAACACTGCAGATGGGAATGATGAAGAGATAGGGCAGGAACCGAAAGGTGTTGGAAGGGTGCGAAACAAgacaaacaaatattaattaattaagaatgGGCAGTGAGTGTAGGAGAGAGATGTTTAAAGTGGCAACAACGCATCCTTTTAACCGAGGAAATTAGCAAGCGTCTTGTCGTTTAAGTAGTTAAAATGTAAATATTTAAGGCTTTGTATTCGAACTTTCTCTTTGTCAATATCGTTcgtataataaaaataatgaaaaagatTAAAACTCTTATTAcccaccaaaaaataaacagaagagagaaggaaaaaagtgAGGAAATTGAGAGAGACCAATAATAATCTTGGGTGTGTGTGTGCCTCCCTTTTTTCACTCATCACTCATGCCTATCCTGCCATGTtacttttgccttttttttttttggttcttcttcTGTCTAAACCATGTTGgccatgttttctttttcacccTTTCATGTTGTTTGTTGTCCCTGCTATACGTCATAAGTGGCTCTTCTTGTTTTACACTTTTTTTCCGTGTAAATTATTACATTTTATACGAATtatgctttttcttttatagaaGCTGCCTGCCTGCCACACCCAGTTTCGTATTGTTTGATATATAATGTAGAAAAAGCGTATTAGTAAGCCATTAAtgtgattaaaaaaacagCCACGGTAGTAATTcataattggttttttttataaataaataaataataaaaactggGTAGATTTGAATGAAGAATTTAGTAGCTGGCTAGATTGATTATCTTGTGTGATGACCATGAAGTACAGTTTGCTTGCTTAAGatccaaaacaaataatatagaTAGGTGCAGTGCAGAGAGAGACTGCAGTGACAGGGCAAAAGCTGGTGAAATCACATGATCCATCTCATTAAAGCTACTATTTATTGGATTTTATATAAGGCAAAGCCAAACCCAGCATCACATGTGTATGCTGCTTTCTGCTTGCTTGCTGCAGATCAACTATATATTTCATACCAACAACAACGTTGCTTCAACGAATTGAAAGCAGAATTGAAATGGAATCTTGAAGTCGCTGGCcaacaaatttgaagaaattgaacCACAGCACCGGGCCTTTGTTTGGGCCTTTGTGTTGGATGTATATTTTAGAGGCACCACTGCACTGCTTTTAGCCCTTCCAAAGAGTTGGCAAACAATGCACAACTATCATAGGCTTATAGATGCTTTTGAACCATCTAAAACCCTACCTCATTGAGGTTTGCCAAGAAGATTACTCTCAACAAGTCTCGCCTCTTGTGATTACAAATCAAAATTCATAACAAACTACAAATATAACATATTTCTTTAAAGTTGTAAAATCAAACGGGTACATGGGGCAAGGGAAGTAAACTAACTGATAGAGGCTTGCAAATGCAATATCCACAAACTGATAGAGGCTTGTAATGCAATGTACACAGACAGAATTTCGGCCCTACACTCGTGCCTTGTAGTTCTACAGGTGTCTGTCCCCAAGATACAACTATcaacaatttgaaattcagGCCCTTGAATTTTAAACTCTGTTGAACTGtatttgttctctctctcaattagTGAGTGATTTCGTGCGTGATGATTCAGTCCTACTTTTGTAATATGGTTGGCTATGACCTGTAGATAACCTTTCACTGTAAAAGGATAGGTTTAATATGATTTCTGAATGTAATCATCAAAGCCCAAAAGCCCACATTGACTCAAATTTCTGCCAATTTTGTCATGTGACCAAATCTGTAGAAATGTGAGGGCTCGAGGTTCTACCCATTTTGGCTTGAGACCAAAACTACAGAAAAATGCCTTTATTCAATTTGGGCCAAAAGTCAATGCTTGACCCAAATTTCTGCCAATTTTGTCATGTGACCAAATCTGCAGAAATATAAGGGCTCAAATTTCTGCCAGTTTTGTCATGAGACAAAATCTGCAGAAATCTGAGGGCTCGAGGTTCTGCCCATTTTGGCTTGAGACCAAGACTACAGAAAAAtgcttttattcaatttggGCCAAAAGTCAATGCTTAAGGCCCAAGCTATGAGCTTAATTGCAGCCAACCCAAGTCCAATCCATTTTAATAATAGAAATGGACTAAAGCTTATAAAGTGTGTTTAGTTCTTGTGCTCAACCAACGGGGGACTAAGACAAGCACTAGTTTTCTATTCAAACTCCAATAATAccccaaatttgaatttgaatagAAAATAAGTGTAAAGacatgagagagaaaatcatGTGAGAATTGCATCGGGAGAGGTGTCTTTTGGACTTGAACCTACCTAAGTGAAGACTTATCGGGTTTACAAGATGATGTAGTGAATATGTAATCTTGAACTGTTCACCCTAGGAGTAAACTAAGACAATAAGTCTCACACAAATCAAAACTGAAGCCGAGCCAACGACGCATTAAACCAACGCCTTCAAATCACTGAGAAATCGGTGTAGGTTGGTTGGTTGGGTTTCGCCGAGAAAATTGGTGGCGGCGTTGATGGGGAAActaggggggagagagagagagagagagagagagagagagagagagagagagagagagagagaggcctGGAATGAACTAGCTCTAGCTAGATCTTGTCACGCCTCGAACCCGGGGGTCGGTGGAAACCTCACGCCCGATGCGTgagaaagtaaaataaaataaaaagaagccgAAACATGAGTTTAAAACAaacttctcttataaaaatagaCCCAAAATCTTTCAACTTtacgataaataaataaagctctATCACTCTCATCTAATTCAGCCTCAACCGATTTAGTCCTTGTCTTGCCCACTAATttatctgaaaaattaaacagggTGAGGGATAAGCAACCACCGCTCAGTAATATGTTAGTCAAGCGACCGTTTTACACACTCTAGAAAATATCATGAAAAGATACACCAATCCAGATCATATCACATCATCCCTTCATATCTCGGTTATCCTTCACAGCATGTAACCAACCACGTGACCCCTATTTGCCTTACTGCCCTATGTCCCTGCGTGGTACATCTATCCCTTGGATACCCCAACATTGAAGTTCTCATGTTCCATGAATAATACATACTTCACAAAATATTctaatcaatatatatataatgtaaaagaTTGCACCAAATTAGACATGCTTGACTTGAAATAAAGAGATATTTGTAAATAGAACAAATCCACGATAATTCatggttttcatattttatcacaaaataagaaCTTCAAGAACACATTACATAAACCACTCACCTCGATAATGAGAGcccttaaaataaatttgcaaGACAACCCATCTACCTATCTTCATGTACTATCACCCAAACCAAGCTCCAAGAGTTTCAtcaccactctctctctccttctttctaatttctcatattttgaaACTATAAGGTTATGCTCCTATTTATAGTGTTTATAGGGATAGGATAAACTTCAATATTAAAAGGATAAGAACATCTAAGtttatctaaaaaataaatatcctaACAAGATAAGATCATCTAAGTTTATCCAAAAGATAAATATCTttaaaagataatatcatccAAGTTTATCCAAAAGATAAATATCTTCTTTTATCCGTTTAAAATACGGGTCTTCACAGATCTGGCCATGAGGCAACGGTGGCAATggagggaggaggagagatgagaagaagaaactagggggagagagagagagagaagaaggagaaacaCTAAGAAGAGACGGAGGGAGAATGACACATAGAGTTATAGAGGGTGtggagagagtgagtgagagagtgaCGACTGatgaatgatgaagatgaGTAGGTTAGGTTAGGATGATAAGTTTTAACCCTaactattttaatatattttaaaaaatttctttaagaagccttttttttgggggggggggggggggggtgttTGTTGTTTGAAGAAGCCGTTAATATACTAGTTTTGTAATTATTACACAAGAACTCAAGTTGGTCTAGTGTTGTGATGGGAAGTTTTAAAGGGTGGTGGAGGTCAGAGTTTAGATTCCTCTTGGCTCTCCAACCTTTAAATTTTCAGGTATTTTATGCGACTTATTTGGTTTAGGTGAATTGCCAGTCATTAGATTCTGGAATCGTGAACTGGACTAGTTAGGCAGATTTGATCTGGTTCACCACTGAAATTTatattaaagaaacaaaaaaactaacCGGACTGATCGGTCTAATTTGGCTGGTTCACTGTTCACAAATGCCTAGCCctagtttagactattgcttgtatttttttttattataaaaaaatccagTAAAGTTAAGGATtcaaattttgagtcttcAGAGTTGGcgaaaaaattatttttgtccaaGTAATACatgaatatttgtattttttaggagaaaaatttgaatttagcCCCATAAGCATTGGAAATGGTCTAAGATCGACGGGTTTTTaaacttaaatttattttaattccaaCAAATAAGATATAGAGTCAGTatgtataaattaaaaaattactcTATTGCATCTacacaaatatataaaaccaCGACTTCATCattatagaaaatatatattgaaggttaaaataataaaataaagcaagtTAACTTCTCAAATTTATCAAACGGTTTGGCATTATTTATTTCATAGAAGCTAAAGGTTGTCTAACTACAAATTTGAcccttttgttgttgttgttgtgagAATCAATACCTTCATTCAAAAACTCGAGATTTGACCCTCCTTGTGATGAGAGAGATGTAAATTAATCTAAACTTTTCGCCCTACCATAACGTTTgctttatattttcaattttttctttcttctagatactcatctttattttctcatataAGTAAATCATTGTTCTCATCTCATGTATGTATTTGTAAGTTTCTAATCTATTATGACCACTGCAGACACATTGGATAACATTCATAGTCCAATCCGAGCATATAGGCATGGGGATGATCATGTAAATGCGTCACCTTTTGACATGGGAGCTGGTCACATCACATCAATCTAAATAAAGCATTTGATTCTCGTTTGATTTGTGATGCAGCAATATAAGATTATGTTAATTTGTTATGTTCTTTGAGTTATAACCAAGATGAACTCCCAATATAATTATACACTAACATTTTTCATGTACAACCGACCCCTTTTTTAGAATATACAGTCCCCTCTAGATCCCTCCTCGTTgagatctttctttttcatgtaCTGCCGGCCTCATCTTCCAAAATGATGTTTGtctcttttacttttactttgtTATGGTTCTGCATTTTCAATGTAAGTTTTGGTTAAGAGGGTTTTTGTAGTTCTGTGGATTTCTAAATGTGAAGTTTGTAATTACGTACGTTACCTGCTCGACTTATATTTCCTACTCTTTCATCTTTTCCTCAGTGAattcaagtatttttttatCCAGCAAAATTATAAAGTATCTATTTTTCTTGTActcttaaaaaatagatgttATCCAACTAAAGGACATGCTAGTTGTTTGTTCTACCTCGGAAAATTCATCCGCGGCGGCTTGGGGTTGGCTGCCGGGATTGTTTTCGTGTTGTTTGCGTAGGCGTGCCACCAGAGTACATGGGGACCAGTGCAGTCACTGGCCCcactgaaattttattttaaaaaaaactagtaCTAGTATGCATGAGTTAACATATGGGACAAACAAGAAATCCACAAGAAA
The window above is part of the Prunus dulcis chromosome 1, ALMONDv2, whole genome shotgun sequence genome. Proteins encoded here:
- the LOC117614640 gene encoding uncharacterized protein LOC117614640, producing MKIGRWVVLQIYFKGSHYRAKKMRFLSQPKMGFATPPEEEDQFRPITPIRVVVPKLRPLNNAKEDEDEDEELLLLEGDVHEHEECHTPKSPAAHVTLKQPPVCPPAPKKPTQARRKLRPRPSQGFFKVPDDLTSVFMAISSSSNPAKKKMRAS